CCGACGACGATTGCGGCGACCACGTCACCTGCCAGATCGCTCGGATTCACCAGAAGGCCGAGGAGCACGAACAGGCCGATCTGCGCCAACCAGCCGACTCCTTCGGCGAACGATCGGGTCGCCGATCTGTGCGGCAACCCTGAGTTGGCCAGAACCACGGCGGACAGGTAGGCGGCGATGAACCCGCTTGCATGGATTGCACCCGCGGCGGCGAACGCAACGAGCCCCAATCCGAAGGTCGCGATCGGGTACAGACCGGAGGCGGGCAACGCGATGCGTCGTAGCCCAACCGAACCCAGATAGCCAACGGCCACTCCCATCGCGGCACCGCCGAAGAGCTCACCGACGAGGTCGATGACCGCACCTTCCGGCTCAAACACGAAGGGCACCGCACTGAACATCAGCACCAGAATCACACCGGGCGCATCGTTGAAGCCGGACTCGGCCTCGAGCAGTCCGGCCACACGCCGAGGCAACGGCAGCACACGCAGGACCGAGAACACCGCTGCAGCGTCGGTCGAGGAGACGATGGCTCCAAGCAAAAAGGCGAGCTGCCAGTCGATGCCTAGTAGGAGATGCGCCCCGAAAGCAGTAACCAACGTGCTGATTGCCACGCCGATCGTGGCTAACCCCACCGCGGGCGCCAGCACCGTGCGGATGTCGGCGAAGCGAGTAGTCAAGCCGCCTTCGACGAGGACTACGGCCAGCGCCGCGGTGCCGATGTTTCTGGCTAGTTCCACGTCGTCGAACTGAAGACCGAGCGCGTCCTCGCCGAGCACGACACCGACCAGCAAGAAGAACAGGAGGCTGGGAAACCCGACGCGACTTGCCACCCGAGTACCGACGATGCTGGCCAGCAGCACGAGGCCACCGATCAGCAACGCCAAATACAGCTGCTGCAAGGTCACTACATTCCCGATCCCGTTCGGACGTGAACCCGGCAGCGGGTGCCGGGTGGGCACTCATCTACGACGAGGGTGCCGCCTTTGGTTCGCTGCTAGTAAATCAGCACCCGGCCGCGGAGCGCTCGGTGTGGCTGAGAGTATCAAGACCCTGCAGCCTCGATGAGACAAGATGGCTGGGTGGCGATGCGAAAATTGAGAATCGGGATTGCCGGCGCGGGCAAGGTAGGTCGTTCGGTCGCAGGCGAGTTGCTGGATAACGGCCACAAGATCTTGTTGATTGAACGCGAACGAAGCAACTTCGTACCAACCACGGTTCCCGACGCGGATTGGCTGAATGCCGACGCTTGCGAGCTGACAGCATTACAAGAGGCGGGCCTGCAGACCTGCGATGTCGTGATTGCAGCAACCGGAGATGACAAGTCCAATCTGGTCGTGGGCCTGCTGGCCAAAGTCGAGTTCGGGGTGCCCAGGGTGGTGGCAAGGATCAACGATGTCCGCAATGAGTGGCTCTTTACCCAGAGTTGGGGTGTCGACGTGGCAGTCTCGACGCCGGACGCCATGGTTGCAGGAATCGAGGGCGCCATCGACGTTGGCCACCTGGTGCGATTGATGGCATTGCACAAAGGACGGGCAGCCTTAACGAAACTGACTCTGCCCGAAGGTAATCCACTCGTGGGACAGCGAGTGAGCGAATTGGAATTGCCGGGAACCACGGTTTTAGTCACGGTGCTCCGAGGTGACAACGTTTTGGTTCCTAAGCCCAGCCAGGTGCTCGAAGCCGGCGACGAGATGGTGTTCGTCAGCAACGACTCCTTGGACCTGTCCGGCAGGGCCGACGAGGAAGCGCCTCGTTGGGGGCAATCCGAAAAGCCTGGCGGATGGACACCTAACGCGCCCTAGGCCGCAGAGCGAAGTAGATAGTGCAGTCACGGGCGCGAAAGCATCCGAACGCAGTCGAACGCGCGGTGGTTGGCTCCCTTCTGGCCGACCGGTTCAGCTCAGGTCGGTACCCGGCTCGGCTCTCCGGATGTCTGACCGCGATGCCGCGCAGGATAGCCAGATTCTGAACATGATTGAGCAGTAACGTAATTCATGTCCTGCCGGATGCCACCGAGGGCGCGGCTAGGGCAACACCGTGTGCATCAACATCACGTCGTAGGCCGACCACAGCGACAGGTTGAAGTACAGGTCTCGACCCGACGACCAGGGGTGGATCATCGGCGCGTAGATGCCACCCGGCATCTGGAACGACGACACGAGCGGCTGCTCCCCACTCCACGGCCCCTGCGGCGTCGGCGCAGTCCGTGCCACCACGTCGTTGCTGCCCCCGTTGGTGTACAGCACCAGGTATTGCTTGAGATAGCTGTTGTATTGGGCCGACATCTCGCCCACCGGTCCCGGCCACAGCGGCGTCGCCGCACCCGGATTCGCCGGGACCCAGTGTCCACCGTTGTCGCCGTTCCAATATTGGTACTTGGACAGGTCCGGCAGCTGGTTCGGAGGAACGCGCGACAGAAAGGCCGCACCGCCACGTCCCGACGGCGTCCCGAAGTTGTAGATGAAGCCGTCGTTCCCCTTCATGAACGCGCCCATTTGGAAGTTCTCATTGCCCGGGGTGTACCCGGCGCCCGGGACCGTGTCCGGCGCGGCCGTCCGGATGGATCCGGGGAAGATCCCCCAGTTCTGGCCGTTGTCGTTGGACCTCGCGATGGCCGAATAGTTCGTCGACCATTCGCCGTCGCGACCCCACTGCCGAATCGACATGTAACTCATGTACTGCGTTCGGCCCAGCGACAGGGCTGACGTCGGAATGATTCCCGTTTCGTGGTTCGCCTTGTGGATGGTGTTGACGACCTGTTTGGACAGGCCGTTTGTCCACACCGGGGAGCCGGAGTAGTTGTTGTTGGGCACACCGTCCGCGATGTGGATTCCTTGTGACAAATCGTGGTCATTGCTGCGGAACAGCACGTTGTAGCGCCATTGCTGGCCGCGGACCTTGCAGTAGCCGAAGGTGTCACCGAAGGCCATCAAGGCCTGGCGGTTAGCGGCATCGCCGTTGTCCCAGACGATTCCGAGG
The DNA window shown above is from Mycobacterium sp. Aquia_216 and carries:
- a CDS encoding potassium/proton antiporter, which encodes MTLQQLYLALLIGGLVLLASIVGTRVASRVGFPSLLFFLLVGVVLGEDALGLQFDDVELARNIGTAALAVVLVEGGLTTRFADIRTVLAPAVGLATIGVAISTLVTAFGAHLLLGIDWQLAFLLGAIVSSTDAAAVFSVLRVLPLPRRVAGLLEAESGFNDAPGVILVLMFSAVPFVFEPEGAVIDLVGELFGGAAMGVAVGYLGSVGLRRIALPASGLYPIATFGLGLVAFAAAGAIHASGFIAAYLSAVVLANSGLPHRSATRSFAEGVGWLAQIGLFVLLGLLVNPSDLAGDVVAAIVVGLVLLLVARPLSVVGSLVWFRVPWREQLFLSWAGLRGAVPIVLATFPVVAGVADSYRLLNIVFVLVVVFTLVQGPSLRPVAHRLGLISRESTREIQVEAAPLDMLDAELLTMTVQAPSRLHGVTIVELRLPDPAVITLIIRDGHTFVPNPDTRIETGDELLIVTTSKTRATAESRLRAVSRRGKLAYWFDEYGKVE
- a CDS encoding potassium channel family protein; this translates as MRIGIAGAGKVGRSVAGELLDNGHKILLIERERSNFVPTTVPDADWLNADACELTALQEAGLQTCDVVIAATGDDKSNLVVGLLAKVEFGVPRVVARINDVRNEWLFTQSWGVDVAVSTPDAMVAGIEGAIDVGHLVRLMALHKGRAALTKLTLPEGNPLVGQRVSELELPGTTVLVTVLRGDNVLVPKPSQVLEAGDEMVFVSNDSLDLSGRADEEAPRWGQSEKPGGWTPNAP
- a CDS encoding DUF4185 domain-containing protein, whose amino-acid sequence is MSLALVPVAAIAYIVAAGPAPSANATPCGAAEANIEPPPGQPAMPAPQPVVQPPTGRRPSHTNDQAPLPKLGPLIASLIKPPTGGGQRYSAPMVPQAGVVPPPGPNPPAPGPPQSPNATPLRPNAAPGPQPAAQPAPDAAAPPAQIAGAPTSLVDWVTGPNGPNKTLQRFGISGTDLGIVWDNGDAANRQALMAFGDTFGYCKVRGQQWRYNVLFRSNDHDLSQGIHIADGVPNNNYSGSPVWTNGLSKQVVNTIHKANHETGIIPTSALSLGRTQYMSYMSIRQWGRDGEWSTNYSAIARSNDNGQNWGIFPGSIRTAAPDTVPGAGYTPGNENFQMGAFMKGNDGFIYNFGTPSGRGGAAFLSRVPPNQLPDLSKYQYWNGDNGGHWVPANPGAATPLWPGPVGEMSAQYNSYLKQYLVLYTNGGSNDVVARTAPTPQGPWSGEQPLVSSFQMPGGIYAPMIHPWSSGRDLYFNLSLWSAYDVMLMHTVLP